A window of Halobacillus naozhouensis genomic DNA:
TATAATCTCTGCGTTCTTTTGCTTTCAGCTTAGAATCACTCATGTTAACGACTCCCTCGTACGTATATCTTACTTCCAGTTTATCATAATTGCTCAACTGGAAGAGAGGGGAAATCTTAGTCTGCTCTATGATTTCTTACATAATTCACTACATATAAACCAGTCCCCATCAGGACCATGGCCAAACCAAGCAGAAGGATATTATATAGCGATGTGGCTGTATCAGGAAGTCCCACACCTGAATAACCTACAGGCGGCTGGTCTGATGGCTCCGGGTTTTGTGACCTTGCAATGCTATCCTCTCCTTCTGCGGTAAATTTAATCTCAAACCTTCCCGCTAACCCCTGATAGTCGTTTCCTAACTCAAAAGGCATCTCCACGGTAAGAGTTAATCGATCTTCCTCGGAAACTTTCAGAGACCTCTTATCCAGTTCAGATAGTCCTTTTAATGAGCCAGCATATAATTGCATTCCCGTTTGATCTGTGACCTGTATCCGTAAGGCCCGGAATAATTTTTCTGATCCTCCGGCAAGTTTAGATACTGTTGTATAAGTAAAATCTCTGACCCCTAAATTCGAGATCTCAACTTGCCTTGTCAT
This region includes:
- a CDS encoding TasA family protein, whose translation is MEKSWKIFCALCLSFICLIIFSDRVQAAEEEKEVNIGTSPESVLFEVSNLKPGDTMTRQVEISNLGVRDFTYTTVSKLAGGSEKLFRALRIQVTDQTGMQLYAGSLKGLSELDKRSLKVSEEDRLTLTVEMPFELGNDYQGLAGRFEIKFTAEGEDSIARSQNPEPSDQPPVGYSGVGLPDTATSLYNILLLGLAMVLMGTGLYVVNYVRNHRAD